ATCAAACTTGCTGATTATATTATCGATATTGGCCCTGAAGGCGGAAAAGGCGGCGGACAATTGGTTGCTAAAGGAACTCCAGAGGAAGTAGCTCAGAATAAAAAGAGTTATACTGCTAAGTTTTTGAAGAAAGAATTGGAGTAAGAATTAGACACCCAATACATCAATATGAAAAAAAATATAGTTATAATTTTCTTCCTGATATTTACATTGATCTCTTGTAATAAAAAAACTGTCATTGATAAAGAAATAGAAAGTTTAGAAATCAGACCTACGAATTTTACTAATATAGATACGGTATTTTATAAAAATCATAACATAAAATCTTTACGATTAATCACAACGCCAACTGAATATATCGATATATCTTTTTATGAGACTGGAAAGAAAAAATCAATTGGTCCTGTAAAAAATCATCAATGTCACGACAAATACATTGATTGGTATGAAAATGGTAAACTTAAATGGACAAGAGAGTACAATTACGGAAATCAAATTGGAAAAAGCATTGAATATTATGAAAATGGAAATTTTAAACAGCAATTTGATAATACAACAAATGAATCAACAACTTATTGGATAAATGGTAAGCCAAAATTAAAATTTATCGAAAATGGCTCGCATTATTATTTTTATCAGAGCGGCAGTTTAAAAGAAAAATTCGACCCAATTAATAAAGACGAATACTTCGTTAAATACTATGATGAAAACGGAGAAATTAAGTTTTCAGGAAAATACATACACAATTTATTATACAAGGAAAATAAAAAATTCGAAGGAAAAATAATTTGCTATTTCAAGAATGGTAAAATATCACATTTTGAAGAGGTTCTTGATGGAATTCCAGTTGGCAAATTCTATAGTTATTATGGAAATGGAATTTTAAAATTTGAAAGTAAAGTCGAAAATGGAAAAGAGCTTTACCACAAACAATATTACGAAAATGGAAAAATCTATTTTATCCGAGATGCTATCAAAAATACATTTACGCAATGGGATGAGAATGGAAAAAAAATAGAAGAAAACCTAGATTAAATTGTAACGTCAATTAGTTAAGTTATTGTACAATTTTCTTGGATTCTTATAATAATTTAAAGAAAATCACTTGATCCAATCACTTGATAATGAATCAAAAAACCGAATTTGATTATTATCGCAACATTACTTTTGGATTATAATTCCTGTTTTTTATAACAATTCTAGAAAAAAGCGTTAATTTAGTGTCCGCTTTTTCTAAAAAACTCAAGCTTTTTAAAGAAAAAATGTTTCAATTAAACCAAATGTTTATATGAAACCAGCTGCCCTAGCCCTGATGGGAGCGGCATCCTTTTGTGCCGGGGCTCGGCACAAAAGATATAGCGGACAGCAGGAAACAGCTCCTTCTTCCGAGTATGCTCAGGATGGCAATTACAGGGACAAAAAACATAAATAAAATAATAAATTAAAATACCTAAAATGAGATTAGAAGATTTTGATAATGATGAAGATAAAGTAATTCAGGATCGTTTGAAACAAAGAACGTGGAATGAAATTAAAACCAATGACAGCTGGGCAATTTTTAAGATTATGTCTGAGTTTGTAAATGGTTACGAAGCAATGGGGCGTATTGGCCCTTGTGTTTCTATTTTTGGATCGGCAAGAACAAAACCAGAGGATAAGTACTATCAATTGGCAGAAAAAATCGCTTATAAAATCAGTAAAGCAGGTTACGGTGTGATTACAGGAGGTGGTCCCGGAATTATGGAAGCTGGAAATAAAGGCGCGCATTTGGGCGGA
The Flavobacterium humidisoli DNA segment above includes these coding regions:
- a CDS encoding toxin-antitoxin system YwqK family antitoxin, producing MKKNIVIIFFLIFTLISCNKKTVIDKEIESLEIRPTNFTNIDTVFYKNHNIKSLRLITTPTEYIDISFYETGKKKSIGPVKNHQCHDKYIDWYENGKLKWTREYNYGNQIGKSIEYYENGNFKQQFDNTTNESTTYWINGKPKLKFIENGSHYYFYQSGSLKEKFDPINKDEYFVKYYDENGEIKFSGKYIHNLLYKENKKFEGKIICYFKNGKISHFEEVLDGIPVGKFYSYYGNGILKFESKVENGKELYHKQYYENGKIYFIRDAIKNTFTQWDENGKKIEENLD